From a region of the Xyrauchen texanus isolate HMW12.3.18 chromosome 39, RBS_HiC_50CHRs, whole genome shotgun sequence genome:
- the LOC127632627 gene encoding dysbindin-like isoform X2, whose amino-acid sequence MSSCATPSGVMSSKAETEHAQRVPESPRESTQHMRLRERQRFFEEVFQQDVDVYLSSAHLQIDYMRPPLGSISSMEVNVDMLEQMDLLDISDQEVLDVFFSASGEEDLGHYNVEDGGLQRDDMSSRIPDPCEVKSRMLSTSSNSTCDSQASNDDRSKTPIVESDDEDNLLRTEMPTASDQSALL is encoded by the exons CAGAGACAGAGCATGCACAGAGAGTCCCAGAGAGTCCCAGAGAGTCGACCCAGCATATGAGGCTGAGAGAGAGACAGCGCTTTTTTGAGGAGGTGTTTCAACAAGATGTGGACGTCTACCTCTCATCTGCGCACCTGCAGATAGACTATATGAGAC CTCCGTTAGGAAGCATCTCTTCAATGGAGGTGAACGTGGATATGCTAGAGCAGATGGACCTATTGGATATTTCTGATCAGGAGGTTTTGGATGTGTTCTTCAGTGCCAGCGGGGAGGAAG ATCTTGGGCACTATAATGTTGAAGATGGTGGACTGCAGAGAGACGACATGTCCTCAAGAATTCCTGACCCTTGTGAGGTCAAATCACGTATGCTGTCCACTTCCTCCAACTCCACCTGTGACAGCCAGGCATCCAATGATGACAGATCAAAAACTCCCATTGTTGAATCAGATGATGAAGACAACCTATTACGGACAGAGATGCCAACAGCCAGTGATCAGTCTGCCCTCTTATAA
- the LOC127632627 gene encoding dysbindin-like isoform X3 — translation MRLRERQRFFEEVFQQDVDVYLSSAHLQIDYMRPPLGSISSMEVNVDMLEQMDLLDISDQEVLDVFFSASGEEDLGHYNVEDGGLQRDDMSSRIPDPCEVKSRMLSTSSNSTCDSQASNDDRSKTPIVESDDEDNLLRTEMPTASDQSALL, via the exons ATGAGGCTGAGAGAGAGACAGCGCTTTTTTGAGGAGGTGTTTCAACAAGATGTGGACGTCTACCTCTCATCTGCGCACCTGCAGATAGACTATATGAGAC CTCCGTTAGGAAGCATCTCTTCAATGGAGGTGAACGTGGATATGCTAGAGCAGATGGACCTATTGGATATTTCTGATCAGGAGGTTTTGGATGTGTTCTTCAGTGCCAGCGGGGAGGAAG ATCTTGGGCACTATAATGTTGAAGATGGTGGACTGCAGAGAGACGACATGTCCTCAAGAATTCCTGACCCTTGTGAGGTCAAATCACGTATGCTGTCCACTTCCTCCAACTCCACCTGTGACAGCCAGGCATCCAATGATGACAGATCAAAAACTCCCATTGTTGAATCAGATGATGAAGACAACCTATTACGGACAGAGATGCCAACAGCCAGTGATCAGTCTGCCCTCTTATAA